The segment ACACATCAGCCCCAACATTAAATGTAGATGTAGATTAATGTTGAATCCAATCACAACTTTCCATCTCAGTGCTGAATTTTATTGACAATTCCTATCAACACTATCCTAAAAGAATGATTTGAAATGAGCCTGCTAAAATGATTGTTTGCGAGTGTCTTGCTGTTTGCTATCCGATATAAATGGGAAATGCCTGTCCCATGGCAAACTCCATAGTTACAGCAGACCAAGGCAAAAGATTCAGACAGAGTTATCTGATTTATCTTGCAAAATAGCAGCACATCTTCtgattacatttaaaataaaacctgttCTAACATTCTCAACCACAAATCTTATTACTGGAAACCAGCTCAATTTTTAAAAGCCACAATTTGAATGCTACTTTACTAAGAGACCCAGGTCTcagacatctctctctctcacacacacacacacacacacacacacacacactttagatGTTCCATATGGATCAACTTGGACAGCTGTTCCATACTGTAGGTCCTAGTTTCTCAAATACAGCATGTTTAAAAATTTATGATCTTGAGTGGCACAACAGAGAAATCTTCGACTTGCTGAGCATAGCAATATAAACAAACTAAGCATGTGTACCACAAAGGAAACAGGTGCATACATGTTTATATAGGATACAGAGTAAACTGTATGGGAGTTGTGTGCCCCCTAGTTTGAACAAGAACCTTCAAATCAGGAATATGATGGCTATGAAACAAAACAGCTCCTAATTCAGATCactatacaggtctgtctcatcttacgtggGGGTTCCGTTCTGTGGTTAGcgcataaagcgaaaaccgcgtatagccaaaatCCAATTTCACCCGCACTACAgatatagtattaaaattgttatttttctcttttttgtttttgccgaccacgtaaagttgaaatcgcgcatgttaaatgcgcataagatgcgacagacctgtatcgTCTAAAATTTTTAACTGTTCTTTAATCATGTAGTCGAATGGCAGTTATATCTTGGTTTGATTTTTGCTATATTAAAGCAGCCATAAGAGCCTGCTCAGAGCACTGCTTTGAAATTTTTCAACACTAGGTTTTTATACAGGCTTTGAGCTTCCCTTCCCAAAATGAGATGTACACACTTCATTAGTAGTCACATTTTCTGTAGATTTAAAGGCCTTCCAATTTTACAGCATGTTTAAAGGGCATTAAATTTTTTACAATAAGGCAACTTATGGTTCCCAAACCTCTTTCTGGAGTGCTTTTTAACTTCTGTAATATAATTATTTGAACAAAGCAATCAAATCCTTGAATTAGTGTATGCGATGGCTTATTGCACTACAACTTAAGTCTTAGAATTAAGAACAACTGTTGTTCTTAGTCTGAGAAACCCGGTTCAGTTTTTAAAACACCAACCCTTAAGCTAAACTCACAaaactaataaaataaagaagCCAACAACTATCAGTGCCTCACTGAGAAAAGTGGCTTCAAAAACATTCACAGCCACATGAATCTCAGGCCTCTGATTACATTCTTTAACAATGCCTGCCAGGTGGTGGTAAAATATTTACAGTGTACCAGAAAGAAAGGTGGAAGACTTCTGACTATTGTATTTTTGGCTTATGTATTCAAGACCTGGTATAATTATTAACTAGTCTCCAGATAAGTGGAATCAACTTTTTGCAAGAGACAcggaaaagtgattttttttttgtaggcagCAGGTACCAGAACATCAGCAACTTCACATTATCTATCTGTGAAGTTTGAGTAATAAGATGGGAGTCCAGTCCTTTATTCAGGTTTACTGGCAGAGGTTTTACATCCTTCCAGCCTTATTTTTTGGAGATGGAGCCCGAAGAATGTTGGGAGTTTCTTCCATGACTCTGACAAGCAAGTTATCAATGTAGTTTTCTAGCTCCCGCACCTGGAGATCTCTCTTTGTAATGGTATCCTTCTGTCTCAGCACCAGCTGGATCAGCTCATCATGTGTTAATTGAGCATAAGCATAGGCAGGTTCCGAAGGATCATATTTCTTTTGGAGAGAGAAGACAGACAGGGTCAATGCAGAAATAAGTGTTTTACAGTAATATGAGAAGACTGCCTAATGATCTTTGTATTCAGGGAAGGTTGAAGAATTCCAGGGATATTGGTTACCAAAACAGGATTGCTCTTCAAAGACATTACTGTACTTTACACCTTGTTAAAGTTTCACACAACTGGCATTTCAGGATTTATCAGTCACTACTTCAGTGAACAGGAAAAGCAAGTTCCCCAGGGCCAAAACCTGCCAGGCTTGCAACATCAGCAATGACAGGGAAAAGCTACAGGACCAAACCAGTATGGTAAAGTGACACAAATGCAACTGCTATCGCAAGAGAGACATCTGTTAGGGCACTTAGCAATGACAGCTAGAAATGACAGCGAAGTTATAATTATTAGCAGATATTCATGCACTTCCAAAATGTGAACAGGTGGAGCTTTATAACAATCGATTATGTGGAAAGGAAAGTAAcaggaaaaatatttaagtacTGCACTTTTATGGCACAAGAATATTTGATACTGTAGGACTTAGGAAGTCCATGGCATCTATTCTAAGGGGAAGGAAGACTCAAAATGAGACAAAATTTGGTAGCGTTTTCCATAGCCTCAATTTTATGGCTCAATATCGGTCAGCAATTTACAGTAGTATGTGAATGCCAGGTTTGCATGGGATTAAAGGGTAAAATTTGAGTCCGAAACAAAAGGACAGATGAGTCATGATCCTAGGACATCAATGGCCCAAAGACTTGCATAAAAAATTCCCCATGTAATATTAGCACTGAAAGATCTACAGAACCACAAGTTAAAATATACTGAATAAAGTGAGAGTCAAGCTCAGGTTAAACAGCAGTGAACGTACTTGATGACTTTGAGACAAACTTTAAAGACAGTTATTTAGCAATACATTGCTGgacagttattcttaaaattaaaatgctgtttgCGGTTTTAAACAGAAATGAGTTTTAGTAACCTCTGCCAAATAATTTGTTATACTTCCTTTTTAGTGCAGCAAAAATACAAGTAGTATTAGCATAAATATTACTTTAGTACAGAATACTCATTGTACAACAGACTTATTCATAGTTGTATCTCAGTGGCACTACAGGGAATAGTTTTGTATTTGCACAGCTAAGATGTGGTCTGGAAACACCAGATGTTTAAGAAAACAGGCTTCTGTAGACTTTGAAGAGCAGCACACCTGAGTTTAAGTGAAAAAATTCAACTTTTCAgtcacatttttcttttgtgGCCATTTACTTAGGAGTTTCGGAGCCCGAGCAGTAATGTTTACATGACTATTTTCAGCACTGACGCATAAGCCCacatcagctgacccaggctgtgAGATTCACTGCCATTTGGGGTAGTGTGCGCAGGCACATAGACATTCCTTAAGATGAGGAATCCTATATTACAAGCCAGTTTGTGCCTTGATTTCTGAATCAGAATTTTCTCAGAACATGGTTTGCTCATTTTTCAGACCTCTTATCTAATGGTGCCTCAGGGATCAGAACTTATGCAAACACTTAGACAATACTTTTCAGAGAtttgaggggaagagaaagaaggtGAAAGCTTTTAGCCATGCACATTTAGAAATATAACCTACTTTTGTGAGGCAACATTCTCCTGCTTTAACAAGTAGACATTTGGCCTTTCAGACTGTGGAGGAAGTTCTTAATCGTGGGAGCTGCCAATGCAGCAAGTTACAAGGTGATGGGTCCCACTAGTCTCTGCTGAAAAGATCAGCAGTGTAGCAGATAGTGACTACCTGCCCCCAACCACCTTGAGTAAGCATGGTGTAAGCAGACTCCAGGTTACAGTGGCCACACCCCACATATTGTAGGCAATCCTTGCTGTCTCCAAAGTAGTATATTTACTGGTCACCCTCTACCCGAGGCACTCCTACTAGTCATCTTCCTGGCTCACAACCAAACCTCCCCATCTAGTGGAGAACCAAAGAGCACTTCTGGGTTTACTCCAGTAGTACAGCCACAGTTTCTTGGGACACCCCCATCAGGAGCCTTTTTTTGCTTTAAAGTCATTTGCATTGAATAAGAACAAAAAGTGAATTCAATTTCTTCCTCCCAATGCTGGGAAATAGAGAAAATAAGGAACTCCTTTAACAGACATTGTTTGAGTGTCAGAGTCAAAAAATGTAAGTTACCCTGAGTAAGCAAGTTCACACTGAGTGCCCTGGAAGCTACGAAGTTTACACTAACCATTATGAAGCTATAACCCAAGTTTCAATTTCTTTCATACCTTTCTATTGCTCTCAGTCCAGTTTTCATCCATTTTTGTGGTTGTGATCAAATTTTTAGTATGCGACTTATTTGCTGTGGTGTTCATTGGCTTCACAGGATGAGGTCTGAAACAAAAGCCACAACTTGTTTAGGCAGTTCCTTAACATCTTGAGATCTTATCACAAGCAAAGCATCCAACAGGTTCCTCAATCCAGTAAGACTGAACACAAGGGGATTTAATGAATTTCCTTATACACCTCAAGATATGAGAAATTCACTTCCAGGACAGAGTTCTGCCTCCAATTACAGTTTTCCATTGGGTGggcacacactcactcactcacccacCCTGTTCTGCTggcttatttttattgcattcaaaaaacaaaacaaacaaaaaaacagtatcATGGTAACTGGAAACATCACATAACAGAAGTGGTTACATGAGGTGCTTACACCATATTCGTGAGTGCttagtttttgtttggttgtggGTTTGTTTAAAGTACACACATATTACTATAAGAGTTAGATTCTACATAATTTCCTCACATTATCTTCATTATAAATCTACATACCAAATATCCTCTTGGGCAGCAGATTTATTCCATCTTCTCTAAACGGACTAATTCTTGCATAAGGCACCCTAGATGCCTAGGCATAATCTTGTATTCTCTAGACCCATTTGTaatggcaattttaaaaagtggaagtaagTTACCCAACTGTGTTTCAAGCAATCAATTTCTGAACAATAATTCCCTGGAGCTCTACAGATAAAGCGGTTCTGAGGCTAGCAGAGTTTCACAGAAAAAGACAGCTCCAATTTGCACCTCAGACTATAATGGGGTGCCGATTAATTGGAACGTGAACAGCTCTGGAAGTCCAAAAGCATGTTGGTCATCTGGGAGTCAGGCCTATTAGTCACAGGAAGTAAGTTTGCCTGTAGTATGTTTTAATGCTTAGAAATCTTTACTCTACCAGTTAAGTGACCACCACAGTTCTCAGTATTGCCTTTGATTGTATTTCCTCATTTCTGAAAAGCTAGAGATCATAATGCAGTTTACCAAATCCAGCTGTTGACACCAGAATATTTGTGGTATTAAAATAGCATTATTCAAAAAGGATAAATCCATATTTGACTAATGAGCACCGAGTTTCCTAATGTAAACAACTTGCCATAAATAATAGAAGTATTGTGAATGTTAGAACTGCCCAAAGCACTGCCACTGCTCATTCTAAGTTTTTGGGGGCACAGTTTCTAAGTTTGGTGCAATCACTGATTTTTTTGCTAATAAAAGTTTGTGGCAGTGGTCTTACACTGGTATGGTATAGTATAGGTCTCTGACAGGATCCAAAAGTCAGACCAAGTTAAGATTGTATGAAGTCCCATCAAAATGAAAAAACTATCACAATATTTCTGTAGCAAGAAAAAAGTATGTCTTGTACAACACTGAGAAATTTTATATGTATTTCCCCATAGTCTCACCTGTGCTTAACAGACACACTTCCACCACTCTGTTGTGTTTGATTGGGAAGTGTCTCAGAGGGTGAAACCCATGCCCGAAGCACCTTCTTCTTGCCAGCATTTTCGACTTTATGATTGAAGCTCTCTGCTGGTGGCTTTTTCACTGATTCTGCTCTACTACTGTCGCAAGAGCCAGTTTGGGGGGAACTAGAGGAAAGGGAGAGTTGGGAAGAACTGGACAGGGAGGTAAAAGAAACAGACTTTTCAGAGGACTCAAAAAAATCACTCTTCCTACTTTCCTTAATACTGCTAGATTCCTTCAGTTCCTGTTCCTCAACAACACATCCATGCTCACTGGGATAAGACAGGATATCTAAACCTGACTCACTAGTCTTGCTGCTTGCACTATGAATGTCTACTATTGAATTTAGTTTGGATgatttgctagatttaaaagtATCTTCAGGACCACCTTCTCCCTTCTGAAGTAATATACTTGCTCTATCAGTAGAGCTCATATCTGAACTGAGTTTTTCTACCTCAGTGACTGACAATGAATCTATACATTGATTTTCTGTATTTGGAAAACTTTTATAAATTGCAGTCATTTCATTGTTCTTTTGAGAGCTGTCTAGAAGCTCATCATCTGATCCTACTTCTGGAATAACTGGAAGGCCAACATGTGTTAGACTCTGATCTCCAGTAACTGGAATGGCAGACTTAAGGTCTGTTCCAGAGTCAAATAATGAATCATCATGACCATAAGTTTTGTGTTTTAAGTGTCCATTATTGCTATCATCTCTGTCAAGATGATGTGTAGTTGACCGAGTGGCTGTTTTTAATAAGCTGTCACCTGCTGGGTTTTCATGTGGGTTCATGGGATTCTCTCTATGAAACACAAATCCAGACCCAGACATTGTGCTGTCAGATGGAGTAAGCAGCTCTTCATCTTTCAGTCTACCAGTCAGAGAAACAGGTGCACACTTATCTAGTTTTACAGCATTTCTTGGGGCAGGCTTTGGCTTTGCATTTCTTGGGGCAGGCTTTGGCTTTGCAAATAGAGGATTGAGCTTACTAACATCCTCTGACATGTTAGGGTCCTTAGGAAGCAACGTGTGAACTCTTGGAGTTGGTTTTGGCGGCTCTACTTGAACTGAAGAGTCACTTTTGATGGCATGAGTTACCTTGGACTGTAATGCGAGCCCAAATTCTTCCATGTTGAGTGAATGCTTACTTTTCTTTCCACTATATAGTTCTTGCTCCTCGTTTAATTTGCTTTCAGCAGAAGATGGCTGTATTACAGCATTCCCAGGTGAAAGGCTATAATTAGACTTGGAGAGAGAAGTCAGTTCTTTGCCATCTTTCATCCAGGTTTCAGCACTCGTACTGCTGGCTTCAATGTCATCCTGAACAGTGCTCTCATTGTTCTGAACAGAACTCCTACTTTCATCACAGAGTTTAGATGAACGGTAGCACTCCATACCCAGCACAGAGGCAAACCCTTCTCTCTTTTCTGTTATGGTTGGATCAGTAGTGAACATTTCTTCACATGGATCAGGATGCCATCTCTCACGCTGCTCTCTGTCTAAAGCCTCAGCATGATTTCTGCTGGAATCAGTATATTCCAACTCATCAAGATGAAAGGTCACTGATTTCTTAACGCCACTGTTATTTTTTTTATCCGGTGATACCATCTGTACCTCTTTGGCATCACACTGTTTCTTTGGGGTCTGCCCAACCCTTTCGTACACAGGTAGAGGAGATGACTCAGACAGTGACCCCAGAGAATTTGATACAGTATTTGTATCATTAGTCAAACTTTCATTTTGAGACTCCTCTGAAGAAACAAAAGCAGGGTGCTCTGAATCAGCAAAGTTTATTGCAAAGGAACAATAGCTTTTGCTAGAAACAGCAGAAGGAAGGGAGAAAGAGGGAGGACTAGTAAAGCTTTTGAGGTCTTGCACTTTTGATTCCTGTCCCAGTTTAGATACAAAAGGATTATTGTCAATAGAAAGGTGAgtagaagggagaggagaagaaacaTGCCCCAGAGTTGCACGAGGATGGGGGAAATACAAGAGAGGACTAGTGAAGCTTTCCGAGTCTTGTGCTTTGGATTCCTGTTCCCAGTCAGAAATGAAAGCGTTATCATTAGAACGTTGTCCAGAAATGAGAGATGGAGGAAGAGGGCTACTAGAGTCTCGTGCTTTAATTTTTTGTCCCAATTTAGAAGTGAAAGGGTTATTGTCATTACTAGAATGATGTGCAGAAAGGAAAGCAGGAAGGGAATCAGGTACAGAAGTAGGAAGCGTGGCTTCGGTTTCATCCTCTGAAGACACTCCCAGTCTGTAAAAGGGACAAAAACTTGCGTGTCAGTTGCAGATGCAACatgtgagagacagagaaagacaagTTCTAAAGGTCGATTTCACAAAATTTGCAACATACTAATGATGCATAAGAAACTGCAAAGACTTAAGAGTTTAATGGACCAATAAAACAAGCTTGAAATAAtttatgtttaaatattttatatgcaATACCAATACTTGTGATGCAAAAAAAGTGTGTTGTAAAGTTTGCTACATGCAAATCAAAGATTACTAGGGCGATGTCTACTTTTAAAGCAACTGTACATAATTTATTTTGCATCCAAGACATAAGTACTAATAGCATAATAGCTTAAGATGTTTACATTTACACACAAGGTGTTTAAACATAAATGTAATTGAAGATCTAGTGTTAAAGACAGACAACTCAGGATACTTGTTAGTAAGGCCACGCTTCTTTCATATATGTAAGTCACAGAGCAgaatttctgaaaaaaatctcacACAGAACCCCAGAAATATACTTCTTGGAACACATCTGCTTTTGGCATCATT is part of the Chrysemys picta bellii isolate R12L10 chromosome 2, ASM1138683v2, whole genome shotgun sequence genome and harbors:
- the RAB11FIP1 gene encoding rab11 family-interacting protein 1 isoform X1, with the protein product MSLSDSPPRWAPTHVQVTVLRARGLRPKAKGAGGGSDAYALMALGKEKFATSVSERCLGSPVWREEATFELPPRRPGHGGEPALQLTVLHRALLGLDKFLGRAEIRLAELQEEGGRRSTRWYTLHSKPGKKEKERGEIEVDIQFMRSNMTASMFDLSMKDKSRSPFGKLKGKLKGKRANGLPDTASAIIPSITHSPADSEEESPEKEKKKSKIKTLFSKPGLQKTSLSQSMSVLPGFQPATEKVRLKPGDFQAKWGEDDDDDSFPPNSEKAFGNKAEDNSLHVPVLMAHKRTASADNKQLNEITSSNTKKEGLSLFSGLKSKNDPTPRSNVCINGNHVYRKESETKKETTSKDNTPSSSPQTFRKNQPSESEENLSSKYTKEHEKTGRMSPSRGLSGSHSLESFKSMTLPSYKLLSGGDLLGNSASLSLETAKEETKEDKKQENKKSALLSLVTGRKEVVKNSDVEKMSDMTLKEREAKLLEEKKNEKEVKPVEIPKDYNQESTPKNSNTADIPRNKKSHNPFDESLMEEQKPDKSAASARTIQTKAVKPRLGVSSEDETEATLPTSVPDSLPAFLSAHHSSNDNNPFTSKLGQKIKARDSSSPLPPSLISGQRSNDNAFISDWEQESKAQDSESFTSPLLYFPHPRATLGHVSSPLPSTHLSIDNNPFVSKLGQESKVQDLKSFTSPPSFSLPSAVSSKSYCSFAINFADSEHPAFVSSEESQNESLTNDTNTVSNSLGSLSESSPLPVYERVGQTPKKQCDAKEVQMVSPDKKNNSGVKKSVTFHLDELEYTDSSRNHAEALDREQRERWHPDPCEEMFTTDPTITEKREGFASVLGMECYRSSKLCDESRSSVQNNESTVQDDIEASSTSAETWMKDGKELTSLSKSNYSLSPGNAVIQPSSAESKLNEEQELYSGKKSKHSLNMEEFGLALQSKVTHAIKSDSSVQVEPPKPTPRVHTLLPKDPNMSEDVSKLNPLFAKPKPAPRNAKPKPAPRNAVKLDKCAPVSLTGRLKDEELLTPSDSTMSGSGFVFHRENPMNPHENPAGDSLLKTATRSTTHHLDRDDSNNGHLKHKTYGHDDSLFDSGTDLKSAIPVTGDQSLTHVGLPVIPEVGSDDELLDSSQKNNEMTAIYKSFPNTENQCIDSLSVTEVEKLSSDMSSTDRASILLQKGEGGPEDTFKSSKSSKLNSIVDIHSASSKTSESGLDILSYPSEHGCVVEEQELKESSSIKESRKSDFFESSEKSVSFTSLSSSSQLSLSSSSPQTGSCDSSRAESVKKPPAESFNHKVENAGKKKVLRAWVSPSETLPNQTQQSGGSVSVKHRPHPVKPMNTTANKSHTKNLITTTKMDENWTESNRKKYDPSEPAYAYAQLTHDELIQLVLRQKDTITKRDLQVRELENYIDNLLVRVMEETPNILRAPSPKNKAGRM
- the RAB11FIP1 gene encoding rab11 family-interacting protein 1 isoform X2 → MRSNMTASMFDLSMKDKSRSPFGKLKGKLKGKRANGLPDTASAIIPSITHSPADSEEESPEKEKKKSKIKTLFSKPGLQKTSLSQSMSVLPGFQPATEKVRLKPGDFQAKWGEDDDDDSFPPNSEKAFGNKAEDNSLHVPVLMAHKRTASADNKQLNEITSSNTKKEGLSLFSGLKSKNDPTPRSNVCINGNHVYRKESETKKETTSKDNTPSSSPQTFRKNQPSESEENLSSKYTKEHEKTGRMSPSRGLSGSHSLESFKSMTLPSYKLLSGGDLLGNSASLSLETAKEETKEDKKQENKKSALLSLVTGRKEVVKNSDVEKMSDMTLKEREAKLLEEKKNEKEVKPVEIPKDYNQESTPKNSNTADIPRNKKSHNPFDESLMEEQKPDKSAASARTIQTKAVKPRLGVSSEDETEATLPTSVPDSLPAFLSAHHSSNDNNPFTSKLGQKIKARDSSSPLPPSLISGQRSNDNAFISDWEQESKAQDSESFTSPLLYFPHPRATLGHVSSPLPSTHLSIDNNPFVSKLGQESKVQDLKSFTSPPSFSLPSAVSSKSYCSFAINFADSEHPAFVSSEESQNESLTNDTNTVSNSLGSLSESSPLPVYERVGQTPKKQCDAKEVQMVSPDKKNNSGVKKSVTFHLDELEYTDSSRNHAEALDREQRERWHPDPCEEMFTTDPTITEKREGFASVLGMECYRSSKLCDESRSSVQNNESTVQDDIEASSTSAETWMKDGKELTSLSKSNYSLSPGNAVIQPSSAESKLNEEQELYSGKKSKHSLNMEEFGLALQSKVTHAIKSDSSVQVEPPKPTPRVHTLLPKDPNMSEDVSKLNPLFAKPKPAPRNAKPKPAPRNAVKLDKCAPVSLTGRLKDEELLTPSDSTMSGSGFVFHRENPMNPHENPAGDSLLKTATRSTTHHLDRDDSNNGHLKHKTYGHDDSLFDSGTDLKSAIPVTGDQSLTHVGLPVIPEVGSDDELLDSSQKNNEMTAIYKSFPNTENQCIDSLSVTEVEKLSSDMSSTDRASILLQKGEGGPEDTFKSSKSSKLNSIVDIHSASSKTSESGLDILSYPSEHGCVVEEQELKESSSIKESRKSDFFESSEKSVSFTSLSSSSQLSLSSSSPQTGSCDSSRAESVKKPPAESFNHKVENAGKKKVLRAWVSPSETLPNQTQQSGGSVSVKHRPHPVKPMNTTANKSHTKNLITTTKMDENWTESNRKKYDPSEPAYAYAQLTHDELIQLVLRQKDTITKRDLQVRELENYIDNLLVRVMEETPNILRAPSPKNKAGRM